Below is a window of Chaetodon trifascialis isolate fChaTrf1 chromosome 17, fChaTrf1.hap1, whole genome shotgun sequence DNA.
gtgtttgctcatctTTAACTTCCAGTTGTTTGCTGATCAAACATCTTTTAAACTGGTCTGGTTTGATCACACCCTTGTTGAGAGAGGGAGTACGAACAGTATAAGCTAAAATGATGTCCCAGTGTGAGGTGAGGGTGGACTTAATGGGGTGCTGTAGAGTTATACATAAACCGCAAGGGAGTGTTTTCAATTTCATGGCAGTAGATCATTCTTTACGGGTTTTATGGgcatattttgaaaaacaaaagcgGTTTCCTTTACACAGGGAGGTGATACTATCTGACAGACATACTTTCACGCTGTCACCCTGCGGTCACACAAACAGGAATCTATTTTCAGTTGCATTTACACCAGAGCCTTTTAGCTTCAGGGTTTATCTACTGAAGACATCAGCACAAATTAAAACTGATGTGCACAATGTGTAAGTGATACTAGATGACAGGATTACTTGTCTGATCTGGTTCATTAAGAATCATCAGAAAGATGAATGACAGAATGAATGTGTTTCACCAGGACATGGCAGCCGGGGTGAAGAAAGCTCTGGCTGGAGAACTGgagactctgctgctggagctgctgatgcCTCCTGTGGCGTATGAGGCTCATCGCCTGCAACAGGCCATGgcagtgagtcagtgtgtgtgtacatattgtGAGAGGCTTGAAGTGGGTGTATGCATGGATCCCTTGAGGGGAGGCGGGGTCTTTATCttgcctgtctgtcctgtccCAGGATATacaacgtgtgtgtgcttgtgtgtgtgtgtgtgtgtgtgtgtgtgcagggattAGGCACAGATGAGGAAACACTTCTGGAGATCCTGTGCACACGATCCAGAAAGCAGCTTCAAGAAATTAGTGCTGCATACCAACATTGTAAGTCACAGATCTTTCCAAGTCAGAAATGCTTTGATTGATTGTTGCAGATATTGAAACCCCAGCCGTGTCCTGATATTtgtcatgttgtttgtttgtctttcttttcagtgtACAAGAAGGACCTGGAGAAGGAACTGAGAGGAGAAACCAGTGGAGACTTCACTAAGCTGGTTGTGGCTTTGCTGAATGTAATTGAGGATATATTTCCTTTCTCAGCACCTGCAAGCTGCAAGCTACGATTGTAGGAGCGCTGCATTTGTGTAACGGACAAGCTGATACTTAAGCAagctagctaagctaacccCAGCACCTACCTGTCCaacagagagagactgcagaGTTAACTACTGCCAGGAAATCTATAGTGTGTATGCCAGCAATGCTTCAGTACCACTGTATTTGAGAGTACTCAGGTTTTTACTTGTTTTAGGCAAAATGAGTAGAAAAGACAGGCAGTGGGCAGGGTGTCCACAGAGAAATACACTGTTACTCACTTTTAGTGGGCCATAAGTAATGATTGAGAGCGATTAGGCTTCTATGAGTCTAATaatttttaggaaaatcctaCAAAATTCACCTTTGGCCGCAGAAGTAAAGCAATAGTCCTTAATGCAAGACAACAGCAGAATGTAAAAATAGTGTTTTCGGGACTGGTGACTAGCAAATATTGCAATTTTTATGCCTTGAAACTGCAGTTAAAAACGTTTTCTCACTCccgacagaaagaaaacattgccGGTGTTGTTCAAAGAGACATTGAGGTATTGTTTTCCATGACACTTTTATACACAAACGTTGTGGTCTAGCTGGCTGTGAGCATCTAAGATTAGTCTTCCAGAGCATCACTCATTTTAGCTGTTGGCCTTCAGCTATAACTTTGTGATTTCTCCCCTCTCTGATCTACTGTTTTATTCTTCCAGTATCTCTCTGTGTCACTAAATGGGAAAAAAGCTGATGCTGGACCTTGGATTGACATACTGACCTCGAGAGATACAAACCATCTTGATAAGGgtaatatatttttctttcacagcTGTTGCATATTTGCTTCCGTGAAGCAATGCCTGACTCCGCCAAACTTCTGGCCAGTCAAAATATGGGCAAAGgggtggagtgtgggtggagctgaatgaagcctggtttcTTAACCTTGTGACTTGTCACTCAAAGTGGTCATGTGCACAATTACATgcaactttaagccttaatattaTTTAAATGGCTGAATTATATGAAAATTCTCCCCCTGTACAGTTGTCATGGATGAGGAAATTAGCTGTAGGGACCAAACAGTTTGTTGCACCATGCTGAAAGTTAAGAAAGAAAGCtaggcattttaatatggaagTCTATGGGAAGTGGCTCTGAGGTTGACACTTGTTTCAGATATGAATATGTTCAATCCCCGGACCTTGTGCATTACTGACAGTGCTGATGGGACTGGAGCTGCAGAGCGGTCAGATGGTGGAGCAGGCTGTGGAGAAAAGGTTTACAGGAGACCTTCGACTGGGTTTGAAGGTTCTAGGTAAGTGCTTTAAACGCTGTGTGAGATATTAGCAAACACTCGTCTGTGTTGATCAGTTCCTGATGTTTCTTGATATCTGTGTCATGACAGTACAGTGCATTCAAAACCCCTATGACTACCTCGCCAAAAGGCTAACGACCATGAAGGTAGGAAGCTGTCATCAACAATTTTTCATCCTCGTTTATTCAGGTTATTTCAGATTTCAAACAGTGTTGTGTCTGTTGATGATTAGATTTATCATTACAAAGACAAGATTCTTTACCATTTACCTGTAATTTGGGTAAAGGTTAAAACACATCTTTAATAAATTGGGATActttgtaaaacacaaataaacagaatgCGATAACTTGCTAACAATAagcgttcattcattcatttagcgTAATTGAGTCAGCCTGCTGATTTAACCCCATTGTCCAGATAAGGTTTTCATCTACTTTAACACATCTTGTACAGTCTTcaaatgcatttctttattttggtaTCCTCGTATTATACTGCTGTAATagcatccttgaaaggctcagtcgttcacaagcgaggacggagcgaggttcaccactttgtgaacgcatgattgtatgaaggatattactgcatgggctcaggagcaCTATGTAAAACTgctgttggtaaacacagttagTTTGCATATGATTGcattctctttttgtttttgttttgcacagcaTCCCAATTTTTTTAGATCAGggttgcagctgcagctgtaaaaaGTGCATGATTTAAATGgctgaaatgcattttgaaaGTACTTAATGTGCCATATAGATTCATTTGCATCGAAGACCACGGAAAAACAAACTTCCAGTGTGCAGATATGCAAAGATGAATGTCTCACTGAATGTAAACCTGCATGGAATAAGTGACATTTTATACATGTAGTGTCTGACGTTGTCGTGTACATAACAGCTCACACACAAAGGATTTCACTCTTTCAGACACCAACAGTGCACGGGATTATGGTGTCTCACTGTGAGGACGATCTGCTGTGTATCCGAGCTGCTTACCTGAAATTAACAGGCACTTCTCTCTACACTGCTCTGCAGGTGGGTCACACACATAACACCGTGCTAAATACAAACATGTCCAAATTGAAAAGCATGTGTTTACTATGCTAAAGGAAATGTGCAATAATTTTTACATGTgaccttcatttttttctcacagaAACAGTTCAAAGGAGATCATCTGCAGGCTCTGCTGGCCATCTGTCGCTCTGAAGATTAAACAAAAGCTCTAAAttgtgatttattcatttatattgttCGTTCTTTTGGAGGtgcaaaaataaactttatgtTTTAATGCTCCTCTGTCCCTTCTGtgaagtgtgtttgcattcacttcagctcagcctccacTCTTACCTCCACACTCAGACACATCGACAGATTTGATAACGAGAGTCTTTAAGTCCTTTCGGCCAGGTTTGACGCTTACTTCTCAGAGTGTGTAGAGAAGCAatgacacaacagaaaacagcagagaagctTTGACTTGTGAGCCTCCACTGCCTGGGGTAGTGGTTGGAGAGGTGGCTGTAGTTGTGCTTGTGGTCGTTATTGAAGGGGTGGTCGTAGCTTTCGTGGTAGTGGTTGGGACAACTTTTGTAGTGGTGGTCGGAGCAACAGTTGTAGATGTGGCTGTAGTGGCGGTTGGGGAAGTGGTTGTGGTCGTTGCTGAAGAGGTGGTCGTACCATCCGTGGTAGTGGTTGGGACAACTTTTGTAGTGGTGGTCTGAGCAACAGTTGTAGATGTGGCTGTAGTGGCGGTTGGGGAAGTGGTTGTGGTCGTTGCTGAAGAGGTGGTCGTACCATCCGTGGTAGTGGTTGGGGCGACGGTTGTAGTGGTGGTCGGGGTGGTCGTGGGGACAGTTGTAGAGGTGGTTTCAGAGGGGGTTGTAGTGGTTGGCATCGGGGTGTTGGTAGAACCACCGGTGGAGGTGGCTGCATTAGCGGTTGTAGTTGtggtcactgcagcagcagttgttCCAGATTCAGCAGCCTGATTTGGAATAGAATGGATCATCATTTAAGTCAGTGTTAGAATCAAAAGCCATCGTGTGCTTCAGTACCATCCAACTATGAACACCATTTACTGTACCAACTTATTGCATTAGAGACTGCTTGGTTTTTCCTATAATTCCAGTCAAATTATAATACATGAACTTTTTTGTGACCCAGAttccaaacaagttgggacgctgtgtaaaaagcacataaaaccagaatgtaatcatttgcaaaaaacaaaacaaaactgtgtttaaagaccgtgtagtaatctcctttatctaatcatgtgttcacaaagcgttgaacctcgctccatcctcgcttgtgaacaactgagccttcccaggatgcccctttcataccaatCACGATattctcacctgttaccaatcaacctgtttacctgtggaatgatccaaacaggtgttttggggGCATTCtagtctttagctgctcctgtcccaacttatttgaaatgtgttgctgcatcaaattcggAATTTTTGATACATATTTTAGATATAGCcattatttacaaaaatctatggagttgatgaggtaaaatatcaaatatattgtctttgtactattTTAAATTGAGTGTACGTCAAAGAGGATtatcacagtctgttttatttatgttttacacaaaactgttttggaatcagggttggaAATAGAGTTTTTAAAACCTCATTGTTCATGATTACGgtgtttgtttcatgtcacAAAATCCTAATCATCAAATGATTTGCTCAGTAAGCATCTATGCCTATTACAGCAGTATAATACCAGGACACcataataaagaaaatacatttgatGACTGTACAAGACATATTAAATTACATGAAAATCTTATCTTAACCTTTCCAGGACAATGGGAAAAATCAGCAGGCTGACTTTTCGGGTACTTATTGTCTGTTATGTGTTGATTACGGAGTGCACAAAAAAATCTCTGTAGAGGCAgtaattcattattattttcttcaagagcaatttaaaaatgtacaaGTACCTTTCCTAACGTCAGCAGAGCCAGCATGCAAAATCCCAGAGCCAGTGTCTTCATGGTGGAGAGTatagaggaagcagagatgcaccagaaatgtttgtgaaaatgtCCCGTTGCACAGACGACAGGCCGATGTCTTTTATGGTGCTGCGAACGTTCTCCCTTTGTAACCTGCTCAACTTCCACTTTCTTCTGGGAAACTGAGAGGAAGCGTTTTGTTCTTTGCTTTTATACAAAAATATCACGTTTCGGGAGGGGTTGAGAGTGAATTTATGACGTGCAGTATAACCTAACCCATGATCCAGGAAGTCTTTCACAGTATTTACCATTCGCACTGACACATTGTTCCTGCTTCAGAAAATATTAAATTGTTTCAGGTGATTCCACTGGTCGGTTATGAGGAAATATGAATTCTTATAATATCATAGCAATCCTCTTTAGCTTGTCCCTCAGTGACTGCTCACCTCCCTTGAACCCAAACTCAAATCCACACTTACTGTGCAAActttatatatttaatgtgttctgctttttggaggtttacaatgatgtaaatcctctgctgcctcactcTGACACCACCTTTTAATGCTAAACACCCTTCCCTAAACCTATGTATTCAGACATTGGTGCAGTTCTGTTAAAGCAGTTTTAGAGCAGTTTTTCAGATTACTCATAAAGAGAAACATATTCAACCTGCCTTGTTCCTCCTGGTGGATGATTGACAAATGTCAAAATAGCTAACAATATTATTTCCTTGTGTGTGACTGCTTGACTTTCTTTATTACCAGAAAAGTCCTTGAGAGCCTGATTTTCCATCTCCTCTGCTTCTGGAAGATTTTTATCAGCTCTTTGGTTTGCACATGCCCTGATAAACAGCACCAATAAAATGTTTGCACAACATCACACTGcacatttgtttgtgcttttcacTCAAGGAAAACCTCGCTTTGGGTCTTCGGCCTCCTCACAACCTTTCACAACTATTGCACATGTTTGCCGTGGACAAACATTTtgaggctgcagaggacagcagtgTCCAGGAGGTCACGGATTTCATCTTAAGGTCAAACTCATTTACATAATAATGCCTTTATACATGGATTTAGGTGTCATTTGACAAACATATCATATCATACAATAACATAAAGTACACCAGGCAGCTGGAGCCTCCAGTTAACCTTTATTTTACCTCCAAAGACCATTGAGGAGCTATCTTTAAACAAACTTGCAAACAAATAGctcacaataataaaaatacacacacacacacacacacacacacacacacatatatatatatatatgatagCTAAAAGTTAATATACAGGATAATAAACATGCTATGGagtaaataagaaaaaaaaaaagggagttGTAGCACAAAAGCATGAAGGACACTTTTGTGAGTTAGTGATACCATCTttgtcactgcagctgctggctcACTAAGTTGTAATTCATGCTGTTTAATCTTTTATCTCGTTTTAACAGCATTAACCTAATAGGCCATTAGACTATATAATGTGTGATAATGGTGCTTAATTCCACAGAGAAACTAATCCAGTAATACGTTAGCTTTAAACTGAAGAgatcaaataaaatgtgctgttttaaggGAAATATGAAAAGAGTTCTTGTGGTTCAGTATTTGGGTGTTGCCTCAGTATTTATGTCAAATCTTCCTCATAAGAGACAAAAGCTTGTGAGGAGTGTTCGAAATATTTTGTGTCAAAAATGTGCACtttgacagagaaaaagaagctgttTTGACTTTCAGATTTCtatatatttattgaaattatGCTCATTTTATTACAGATGCATAGATATTTTGAATGGACATATTACACACTAATAATATACAGTTAATTGC
It encodes the following:
- the anxa14 gene encoding annexin A2, which encodes MDPEYLKSFEMCWGTLGTVRRFSNFHPERDTVEVQAALEKKDAVTLVRILTNRNNAQRQVIAQTFEEITQKDMAAGVKKALAGELETLLLELLMPPVAYEAHRLQQAMAGLGTDEETLLEILCTRSRKQLQEISAAYQHLYKKDLEKELRGETSGDFTKLVVALLNKENIAGVVQRDIEYLSVSLNGKKADAGPWIDILTSRDTNHLDKVLMGLELQSGQMVEQAVEKRFTGDLRLGLKVLVQCIQNPYDYLAKRLTTMKTPTVHGIMVSHCEDDLLCIRAAYLKLTGTSLYTALQKQFKGDHLQALLAICRSED